A window of the Nibribacter ruber genome harbors these coding sequences:
- a CDS encoding TolC family protein, with protein sequence MRNFSSTVLATLGLVIGSYSYGQAQTATGSETVWTLQQAVDQGVKSNLQVLQRGLSVEEATVNLKQSRNDLLPSLNASASYGYSFGLFNDPVTYESLNAQNQSSNYSVSGSIPLYSGNRLQNSIKQSRLNQQASVLDVEKVKNDVTLDVVQAYMQILLNQELLKTNQERLNLTKLQVERTEKLFKAGSVPESNLLDLNAQMASDELNIITAQNQIELAELNLIQLLNLKEANTATFAIETPSLPDPDQSVIAFNSQQVFEAALERMPEIKSSLLRIQSAQKQLDITRGNYLPTLSLSGNISSRYSKTNLFPDQDPYSQQIRDNFGQFIGLNLNIPIFNSFRVRNNVQLSKVYLNNARINSEIAQNQLNYTIAQAYTDAIGAQKRFVAAKKQLVAFEQAFKNAEIRLNNGLINNVDFNVARNNLVKAQSDIIQAKYDYTFKLKILEFYQGKTITL encoded by the coding sequence ATGCGGAATTTCTCTTCAACTGTACTGGCCACGCTGGGCTTAGTAATTGGGTCTTATTCTTACGGGCAGGCGCAGACCGCCACCGGCTCTGAAACCGTCTGGACCCTGCAGCAGGCTGTGGACCAAGGAGTGAAGAGCAATCTTCAGGTGCTGCAAAGAGGCCTTTCTGTGGAGGAGGCAACTGTCAATTTGAAGCAATCCAGAAACGACCTTCTGCCGTCTCTGAACGCAAGCGCCAGTTATGGCTACAGCTTCGGTTTGTTTAATGATCCGGTAACGTATGAGTCTCTCAACGCCCAGAACCAGTCCAGCAACTATTCCGTTTCTGGCTCCATTCCCTTGTACAGCGGCAACCGTTTGCAGAATTCCATCAAGCAAAGCAGGCTAAACCAACAGGCCAGCGTTCTGGACGTAGAAAAGGTGAAAAACGACGTCACCCTGGACGTGGTACAGGCCTATATGCAAATCCTGTTAAACCAGGAGCTATTGAAAACGAATCAGGAGCGTCTGAACCTCACAAAATTACAGGTTGAACGCACCGAAAAACTCTTCAAAGCGGGCAGCGTGCCAGAAAGCAACCTACTGGATTTGAATGCCCAGATGGCGAGCGATGAACTGAACATCATCACGGCCCAGAACCAGATAGAATTGGCTGAGTTAAACTTGATTCAGTTGCTTAACTTAAAGGAGGCAAATACGGCCACTTTTGCCATTGAGACGCCCAGCTTGCCAGATCCAGATCAGTCCGTGATTGCCTTTAACTCTCAGCAGGTGTTTGAAGCGGCGCTGGAGCGCATGCCTGAAATCAAGAGTTCACTGCTTAGAATTCAAAGCGCCCAAAAGCAGTTGGATATAACGCGCGGCAATTACCTGCCCACGCTTAGCCTTTCGGGCAATATTTCCAGCAGGTATTCTAAAACAAACCTTTTCCCGGACCAGGACCCATATTCTCAGCAAATAAGAGACAATTTTGGGCAGTTCATCGGGTTGAACCTCAACATCCCCATCTTCAATAGTTTCAGGGTGAGAAACAACGTGCAGCTGTCTAAGGTCTACCTCAACAACGCCAGAATCAACTCAGAGATAGCCCAGAACCAGCTTAACTACACCATTGCACAGGCCTACACAGACGCCATTGGCGCCCAGAAGCGGTTTGTAGCGGCTAAAAAACAGCTGGTGGCTTTTGAGCAGGCCTTCAAAAACGCCGAGATACGTTTGAACAACGGCCTCATCAACAACGTGGACTTTAACGTGGCCCGCAACAACCTGGTCAAAGCTCAGTCTGACATCATTCAGGCCAAGTACGACTACACCTTCAAACTGAAGATATTAGAATTCTACCAAGGTAAAACCATCACCCTATAA
- a CDS encoding efflux RND transporter periplasmic adaptor subunit: protein MAKRKSNKLIYILGGLVVLLLIGALVAKKKGWIGKEEGIEVMVDKVKPTTIVEKVSASGKVQPEIEVKISPDVSGEITELYVKEGDSVRAGQLLLRIRPDNYQSMVEMQSASVNTQRANLAQAKARLDQALANSKNVKQVFDRNTVLYKQKVISQSEYEASRAQYEGNRAEVDAARQNVRAAQSTVQSSLASLEESRKNLNKTTIYAPVSGTVSKLNVEKGERVVGTSQMAGTEIMRIANLNNMEIRVNVNENDIVRVRLGDSAIVEVDSYTNSNRKFKGVVTAIANTAKDAVSLEAVTEFEVRIRMLNDSYKDLIQKNGRTPFRPGMTASVDIITDQQENVLSVPLAAVTTRAKEDDKAKKAAGKKSEEEAGNAKPARAEERPDEVVFVHDKGTVKMVKVTTGISDFDNIQILSGLQKGQEVVSGPFRAVSKQLKNGDKVTVKDEKSLSKDLKDDPSAEVEID, encoded by the coding sequence ATGGCTAAACGCAAATCAAACAAACTCATTTACATTTTAGGGGGCCTGGTTGTGCTTCTCTTAATTGGCGCCTTAGTGGCAAAGAAAAAAGGGTGGATAGGCAAAGAAGAAGGAATTGAGGTAATGGTGGACAAGGTGAAGCCTACCACCATTGTAGAAAAAGTAAGCGCTTCTGGCAAAGTACAGCCAGAAATTGAAGTAAAAATCTCTCCAGACGTGTCTGGTGAAATCACTGAACTGTACGTGAAAGAAGGAGACTCCGTGCGCGCCGGTCAGTTGTTGTTGCGCATACGCCCTGACAACTACCAGTCCATGGTGGAGATGCAGTCTGCCTCTGTGAATACCCAACGCGCCAACCTGGCCCAGGCCAAAGCCCGCTTAGACCAAGCCCTGGCCAACAGCAAAAACGTAAAGCAGGTCTTTGATCGCAACACGGTGCTCTACAAGCAGAAGGTGATTTCACAGTCTGAGTATGAAGCCAGCCGCGCCCAGTATGAGGGCAACCGTGCCGAAGTAGATGCTGCCCGCCAGAACGTAAGAGCCGCGCAGTCTACCGTGCAAAGCTCCTTGGCCTCTTTGGAGGAATCCAGAAAGAACCTGAACAAAACCACCATTTACGCTCCCGTAAGTGGCACCGTTTCTAAACTGAACGTGGAGAAAGGCGAACGCGTGGTAGGAACCTCGCAAATGGCTGGTACTGAAATCATGCGCATAGCCAACCTTAACAACATGGAGATACGCGTGAACGTGAATGAGAATGACATCGTGCGCGTGCGCCTGGGCGACTCTGCCATTGTAGAAGTGGATTCTTACACCAACTCCAACCGCAAGTTCAAGGGAGTGGTGACGGCTATTGCCAACACGGCCAAAGACGCCGTTTCCCTAGAGGCCGTGACTGAATTTGAGGTTCGCATTAGAATGCTCAATGACTCTTACAAAGACCTTATCCAGAAAAATGGCCGCACGCCATTCAGACCGGGTATGACTGCCTCTGTAGACATCATCACAGACCAACAGGAGAATGTGCTTTCAGTGCCATTGGCTGCCGTAACCACCCGTGCAAAAGAAGACGACAAGGCCAAGAAAGCCGCTGGCAAGAAATCAGAGGAAGAAGCCGGCAACGCCAAGCCCGCCCGTGCCGAAGAACGTCCTGACGAGGTAGTGTTTGTCCATGACAAAGGCACCGTGAAAATGGTGAAAGTAACCACCGGTATCAGCGACTTTGACAACATTCAGATTCTGTCTGGTCTGCAGAAAGGCCAGGAAGTAGTGTCGGGGCCGTTCAGAGCCGTCTCTAAGCAGTTGAAAAACGGCGACAAGGTAACCGTGAAAGATGAGAAATCGTTGAGTAAGGACTTGAAAGACGATCCGTCTGCAGAAGTAGAAATTGACTAA